From a region of the Zingiber officinale cultivar Zhangliang chromosome 4B, Zo_v1.1, whole genome shotgun sequence genome:
- the LOC121975027 gene encoding germin-like protein subfamily 2 member 1 → MSSLFLCLLLAATSLNLIIAADPDMLQDLCVADLNSAVRVNGFPCKPATNVTASDFFFAGLAHPGATNTTMGSVVTAANVERIPGLNTLGVSLSRVDYAPGGLNPPHVHPRATEIVFVLTGEIEVGFVTTANRVVGRRIGQGEVFVFPRGLVHWQRNVGSTPAAAIAAFNSQLPGTLGVAAALFASEPPVADEVLERAFQIGAGEVRRIRRRLAPH, encoded by the exons ATGTCCTCCCTCTTCCTCTGCCTCCTCCTCGCGGCCACCTCGTTAAACCTCATCATTGCCGCCGACCCTGATATGCTTCAAGACCTCTGCGTCGCCGATCTCAACTCCG CTGTGAGGGTTAACGGGTTCCCGTGCAAACCGGCGACGAATGTGACGGCGTCCGACTTCTTCTTTGCTGGCCTGGCCCATCCCGGCGCAACCAACACCACAATGGGTTCGGTGGTTACGGCGGCCAACGTGGAGCGGATCCCTGGCCTCAACACCCTTGGCGTCTCACTGTCGCGCGTTGACTACGCCCCGGGAGGGCTCAACCCGCCTCACGTCCACCCTCGCGCCACCGAGATTGTCTTCGTCCTCACGGGGGAGATAGAGGTAGGATTCGTGACAACGGCGAACAGGGTGGTGGGGAGGAGGATCGGGCAGGGGGAGGTGTTCGTCTTTCCGCGGGGGCTAGTCCACTGGCAGCGGAACGTGGGATCGACGCCCGCAGCAGCGATCGCGGCTTTTAATAGTCAGCTGCCGGGGACTCTGGGCGTGGCGGCGGCGCTGTTCGCTTCGGAGCCGCCGGTGGCGGACGAGGTGCTGGAGAGGGCGTTTCAGATCGGAGCAGGGGAGGTTAGGCGGATTAGAAGACGCCTCGCGCCCCATTAG